CATCAACTGCCAGGTGCATTGATCCTCTTAGCATTCCTGTGGTATGATGTCCTGTTTTATTGCATCGCAGGTAGTAAAATGACCAGGCTCCGCCCTGAATTATGCCAGGAATTAATTAGATCAGTGGTTCTCCACTCACCAAGATATCATGATTGGGCAAGACCGAATACTTATTTCTCTACACACAGGTGATAATTATGGGGGCCACCAACCGTCCTCAGGACTTAGACTCTGCTATCCTCCGTAGAATGCCCACAAGGTTCCATATTAATCAGCCTGTAAGTATCTTTTCAGTTTCAATTTAGACAGTGAAATGCAGTCAGGATTTATGCACTttgtaaaccccccccccccccccactccatcCAGAATATCAAGCAAAGAGAAGAAATAATGAAGCTTATCttagaaaatgaaaatgtaagtgTTGCATGCACTCATTGAACACGTTTCTGTCTGACGTGATGCAACCATGCAGCATAATGGTTTGTGTGCCCAAGGTGGACGCTGTGAACCTGTGTGAAATAGCAAAAGTGACAGATGGCTTCTCAGGAAGTGACCTTAGAGAGATGTGTCGCGACGCAGCCCTAATCTGTGTACGGGATTTTGTGCACAACACTGCCGGGTAAGTCTTTGAAGTATAATGAGTCCTGAAATACATTAGAGGAGTATACAAAGTGTATAAAAGTTATCAAGATAACTTGGGGATGCTTAGCCTGATCAGTCACATGCTGTCCACAGCTCTCCTGCTATATGGCAGGCTGTGTTGCGGTTTAAGTCTACTAGGAACAAAATGACTAAGTAATCAATCTGGATGGTAAACATCATTGCTATGATGAAAGCAGTGGTATTATGTACAGTAAAGTAATAGGGATTCATTTGGTTCAGTAATTAGCATCTGTCTTATAAGTTCTTTACACTACCATATTCATTTCAAATACATAGAGCAAACAGGCGAATCTTCAGTCTTTGTTTGAAGGTAGGCAGCAGTGGGTCATTTCACCACCTGAGCACCACTACAGCAGAGTCTTAATGTCCTCTTTCTGTCTGGAGGGTTGGTGGTTCAGGTTAGGCAGAGGTTCGAAGGCACCATGGATTTGATTAATGGTTTTAAGTATGTGGGAGTTGTTCCAGTTATGGCTCCAGTCACTCTGTATTCTGACCTAAATATATGATCCTTTCAGTAGCCTAATGTGGCCAACATGGAGTATAaagcataataataatattatataataagcATTATAATAATATGGCTTATTGTGGAAAGTGCATTGTAACATAACCAGTGGAGCCAGAAGAGAGGTATGCAGGCTCAAAGCCCGAGTTGACCAGGCTTGTTTAGTGTACGCCTTCACCTCAAGTCAAAGTCTCCAACTTTGGTCCATTGAATCGTTTCTTGAAAGAAAACCTTGATGTTACTGGGGTTCCTTGAAAGCATCATCAATCTACTAAACAGAAAGAACATGGATACTCAAAGCATCCTAAATATTTTGAACTTGAGCACATTGTGACCTAGCCAATCCTACGAGTTTGCATTCATTAAATCagatcaaatatatttgtatagcgcttttcacatatgttcattatatatattcattatatatacactaccgttcaaaagtttagGGTCACCcaaacaattttgtgttttccatgAAAAGTCACACTTATTCACCACCATACATTGTGAAATGAATAGAAAATAGAGtcaagacattgacaaggttAGAAATAATGATTTGTATTTGAAATAACATTGTTTTTACatcaaactttgctttcgtcaaataATCCTCCATTTGACAAGACTTTTTTCcagtcttcctctgtccaatgtctgtgttcttttgcccatcttaatctttttcttttattggccagtctcagatatggctttttctttgccactctgccctgaagccCAAAGTCCCGCAgccgcctcttcactgtagatgttgacactggtgttttgcgggtactatttaattaAGATGCCAGTTggggacctgtgaggcgtctgTTTCTCAAActagactctaatgtacttgtcttcttgcttaGTTGTGCAACGCGGCCTCCCACTTCTttttctactctggttagagcccgTTTGTGCTGTCCTCTGAAAGGAGTAGTACACACcgttgtaggaaatcttcaatTTCTTAGCAAtttctcgcatggaatagccttcatttctaagaacaagaatagactgtcgagtttcagaTGAAAGTtctctttttctggccattttgagcATTTAATTGACCCCACAAATGTGATGCTCCAGAAACTCAATCTGCTCAAAGGAAGGTTAGTTTTGTAGCTTCTGTAATGAGCTAGACTGTTTTCAGGTGTGTAAACATgattgcacaagggttttctaatCATCAATTAGACTTCTGAGCCAATGAGCAAACACattgtaccattagaacactggagtgatagTTGCTGGAAATGGGCCTCTATACacctatgtagatattgcaccAAAAAACAGACATTTGCAGCTACAATAGTCATTAgcaatgtatagagtgtatttgtTTAAAGTTAGGACTAGTTTAAAGTTATCTTAATTGAAAAGTACAGTGCTTTTCCTTTAAAAATATTTCaatgtgaccccaaacttttgaacggtagtgtatgtataacatatatgtataacattatatatataacatatgttcattatatatatatattatatatattcattAGAACCTATCAGTGTTCATTGAGCAGCTGACAGTGGTCCCTGGCAATGTGACCCTGGCATTTACGCTGTCTGCACTTTCTTACAGTCAACATGCTGACAACATTCGACCCATTCAGCAGCAGGACCTCCAGAGGGCCATTGAAAAGATGAAAAGGTCAAAAACAGCAGGAGTGCCAAACTTGTTGATGCATCCAGCACTGGACTGAATATAATACTTCTGTACAAGGTGACTTGAACTTTCCCCcctttatttctgttttttcttctttttttaaacacaccacacaaaacTTTCCATAAGGAGATGCCTCAGTTACACAAGCTTTGAGACCGGACGTCTGACCACTTCCTCTTGAGCTCCCTTTGCAATGTGTGTAAACACTGTAACACGTCCTGTGTAACTTTGCTATTCCTCAGTACAATCTCCATTTTCAAGCAGAATGACTCCACCCTTTGACATGTAGGCATTCGGTACTCATGCTCCACAGGATGTCTGGAGCTGTATGTGGAGGGAATGTTATAAAAGCAATCTTGGACTTACAAGAATATGTATACGTCACTTAGTTTCTCCTGCTATGATTAATTTAAGGTAGTAATTGAAACAGATCAGGTGATGAATAGCTTCCTTTTACATTACATCAGCACAAGTGAAAGGATCTGTTTCAGTGCATCCCTTATTAGGAGTTCTGCTTTTAAAAGGGAGAGTACAACCTCTGAACATAAACACGCTGAGATGTTTACAGGTGCAATGCTTTTTACATTAAAAGACAGTATAAATTGGAGTGTTATCCAGAGAAAAGCTATCAATTTGTAATGTGGtatttactgtatttatttTAAGCAGCAATAAATAGGGATGTACAGAATATCATGAATTAATGTGTAATTAATTACATTATTACAAGCTTGTGTGTTTGAAGTGTGGAGCCTTCCCTGAATGAGCTCGCACTCACTGTAAAGTGTGCTAGCTTcatcaccacccccccacccaagtCCCATGTGTGAGGATTGAAAATGTATGAGCCACCCCCTTTTCTGGACATCTTAAAGTGTGTGCAGATTAGAATGAGCACTGAAGAAAAATACAAGTGACAAGAATGTGTGTATTAACGATGTAATGTCTGATCAAAAATACAAATTAAACTGTTCGGTTCTTTTTAATATGGTGTGATTGAGCAAGACTGATGACaatttgaaacacacacacacaaatattgtATTGTGCACCACTGGGTTTTACTAAAGGCATTTGCCACTGTGTATTGTACAGGGTTTTTGGTAATTggttttaaaatataaaattataGTACATAAGATACAGtttaaaaatgacattttttcCTGTGAAATACATGTAGGGTGTTTAATGCATGCCAGTAAATGGATTTCACTTCTTTGAGTATATATCCCAAAGCACTTAGTGATGTGCAGAAAAATCCTACAGAATTTCCTCTAACATCgctccattttttttttttactaaaaggCTAAACTTTTTTGATGTGGTTTTTATTCCATAATCTGTTGTAGAAGCCACCAACCAGAGAGCTTTGATCAAATGTAGTGTTAGCGTTACACTAAAGGCACAAGGAGTCTCTACCTTTTACATGAATACACCAAAAAACTATGAAATGTTTATACAGGAAATGTAAAGCTACCTTCATGCCCCCAAAAACTGAACCCCCTGATTACTTTCTAATTGTACTTTTCTACTTTCTAAAGTCTTTTAGGCACACAAAATATGAATAAATGACTTTCCAATGTCTACGTGTCCTTCATAAGACGTTCAGTTGAGTGCTATTCAGTGTGTTGATCTTGGGGAAAGGTTGTGATGGTTTACCTTAACCAATCCCAAAGCTGGTACTGGTTGTCCTGTTCTTATCAAAGCTCTTATCAAAAAGTACATGTTCCTACTCCAAAGATCTCCAAGCCTAAGCAGCCCTCTGAGCAAACGCTAATCCACCAAGCAGAGAGGAGACATGCGATCCTTACAGCATTGCATGTAGTTCTGCTTTGGTGGTGAAACGCCGAGTCTTGATGTGCTCATCAGAATATTAGGACACTATCCAGGTAGTTCTCAGCTAGGTTAGGCAAATTAATCTGTTTGAGAATCTTTTTACATTCAAAACCTTGCTGGATCATCATATAAACTAAGATTTTATATAAATTATCCCTGGAGTTTTACACTTAGCTAAACCTTGGTTATGTATGCATACTGACCCTTCTATAATTCTTCCATTGAAGTTTATATATTACAGGAGACAttgttttcatgtgtcaaatgtCACAACGAACCATCTGATTAGCAGCAACCAAACAACTTTTAGTCCTTCTCTGTACCTTCATCCAACCATGTGATTTAGGTAGAATCTGGTGTTTAGCTTTGGATTAACTCCTGAAATCCTTCAGGTGTCTTCTAGTAATTAAAACACTACCAAATCCAAATCTAGTCcaacattttaaaaaattgGCCCACGTGATCAGTCATGGACACTTGAATTGTTACAACCCAAAGCCCCTTTACATAATCTCTACAGGGCAAAAATaatttctttaaaaataaaagaaaaaccttAAATATTATATAGGAGTAATAGAGCCATATTAGAGTTACCAGAACTTATAAATACGGTGCACTAAAATCTGAGTTGTATCTTTATTTCAAGATTACATATGGCTATTGCCTTTTGAGAACTGGCATTGTACTGGCTTCCACCTTAATCTTTCTGCAGGGAGCTGTAGTACTCTGTGAGCACCTTCCATGCCCTTGGGGCCATAAAACCTTCTGGAGGGTTCTCCCCACTGCTGGCCAATCTCCTCATTTTAGTTCCAGAAATGAACTCAAACTCATCATGCCTGAAAAAGGACAATATAACAAAATTGTagtattttgtatttaaatattcaatgtgaattgttttaaaataaatgaatttAAAAGATATGTCTCACCGCTCCGTGTCATAGAAATCCATTGCCTTCTTTGCTTTATTGTAAGCTGCAACTCTGAAAGGGATGATCTCCAGCGATGTGAGTCCTGGTGCCATGGTCAGCACTTTGCCACCGTGCGTGGGCTCATAAAGGTCCTGTTTGGTCTCCGGGTGGGGCATGCCAGCTGGGTCACGTCCCACGATGTAGAAGTTCGCACCGGCGATCATTCTGGACCTGCAGTGCCACTGCACCTGCCGTGACACGCACACACCCGTTTAAACAGCCTTTTCCATCAGAAGGTATTAAAACcccatatgtttgtgtgtgtgtgtgtgtgtatatattatttatatatatatatatataaacaatggCAGCCTCACCTCTGTGGGGCCGGCGTACATCATGGGTGAGGGGAAGATGGCCACGATGGTGCTGGCTGGGTCGAGTACAGCCTCCTCAAGCACGGCGGCGTGCTGTCGCATGCGCCAGGCCAGCGGCACGTCGTCGTCCTTGGTCCAGCCGCCCAGCGGGTGTAGCAGGAGCACAGGCCGCCGGTAGCCCCGGCGCAGCAGCTGCTgcttggtgtcctgcatcagcAGCGCATGCCCGTTGTGCACTGGGTTCCGCAGCTGGAAGGCAAAGATGGCGTCTGGGGGAGCAAGAGAGACAAAGTTCAAGCTGTGCTTCAGCCGGGGAGGATTTTCCTCTACAGAACAGCTCCGTGTTGGACAGAAGGAAAAATACATCTAAAGATATAATGCAACCATCTGTTTTCGTCTGTTGCTTCAACAGTTTGGGAAGTGGGAGACTGGAAAAGAAGGGACAGCTATTGCATTCAAACTCTGCATTGTTACCTGCATTGTGTAAATCTAGCACTCCAGGGGACGACTTTTCACTATTTCAATGTACCAAAGGTCGAGTGTGGGTGTGTTATTGCCACTCTGATTCATAGTGGTACACTTGAGTGGCAAACAATAACCTGAGAGTAAACGGTGTTTGGCGAGGTGGTATTATAAAGAATAAAAATGTTGAAGTTTAAGGATGCCTTTCTGTGGTACAGTTAAACCTCGTTTCAAGCTAACCCCATTCCAGAAATTAGTAATCATGGGGCAGGACCAACATGAGTGTATATCAATATCTATTGCATTTTTGGCAGACTGATGGTGTTAGAGGGTTGATTTTTATTGAGAATAAAAATCAATGTAATTGGCAACATTTTAAACTGCATTTCTAGCTTTGTTGCAGACTGGTATTTTCAGTGTTTCATATATCTGTCAATTCTTCTGATTGTTGGGGTTCACCAAAATCTCTTTCCCAACCTGATTGTGGTGCGCCTGCATTGCTCGGTAAATTAGAGATCAGTTTAGAATATGTTGAAGATGGGACACTTTTGGGACTTGCTCATTCTAGAAGAGTGTAAGGGTGCATATGTCTTTGACTCTAAGGAACTATACAGTCTTCTACAGAAACTCTAACCTGAAGGTAttaagataatcctttattaatccctCAGCGGGGAATTATTGCTCATATGAAGACTTAAACCACTTATGGGAAACTGAAAGCCAGGAATGGAGGTCCTATTCAGAACTGAAGGAGTTAAAGCATGTGAGTGgctccttattttaataatctacCAGTGTTATCCACTCAGTGAACTTTATACATTATAGTTGCTTTCGTGATATTGAGTTGGTGCCCTTTCCCCTTACAACATTTTGGATGTATAAGGGCCTGCTGTTAAAAACATTCCTCTGGGATCCAATCTCTTGCTGATCCTAGCATCCCATATCCCTTATTTTGAGTTAGCGGTAGCAGATCTCCAGATCAGATAGCTCACTGCATTTCTAGATGTTCAACTGCTATCTGGTGAATGAGTAGATCACTGTATTAAGCTTAATGCATTTCTCATGGAATCATTGCTAGAAAATGTTGTCAGGATTGTATACTGCTGGAGAGGAAAAAcgtcatactgtatatacagaATACTGCTGGGATATTGTCCTTTACATGTCCTGTGGCATTCAAACATTTATCAAGTGGCTCAGTGTGTACTGTAAAAACACCACTGCCAGCCTACATGGGCCCTATTTTTGCACTGACAAACCTAGCAGCGTTACAGTTCTTTATGTACTGAAAGTCAACACAGACAGAAACTATAGAACTATGTTTAAAAGGTATTGGGCCTTTAGGACTTTGTcctaaacatttttttctttcatcaaACCACGATtagttttattttgaaaattgATCAGTAAACCTGTACTGCATTTAATGAAAACATCACACTGGTAGACACTTTACCTGCACCCATTTCCTTAAATTTCTGTCTGAGTTCCTTTGGAGTGAGCCGGTATTGGTCCAGACCATCATCCCATCTGATTCGCTCCAGCACTTCCAATTCTCCACCAGCCAACCAATTACCTCCTTCCATAACCATCTGATAATGGGAGCCAGCAACAAATTACAGCAAGTGCGGAAACAGGAAAAACTACAACTGAGGTGACTCCCAAGTCAGGTGTCGTGCTGTCTCATGGAGCCGACGAGGGCACTAGCGGATGTTCTCGTACCTTGATGTAAGGGTGCTGGGGGCATGTGGTACCCCACTGACGCGCACAGCGCTCCTCCTTACGGTGCTCGTAGAACTCAGGGTTGCGCAAGATGGCCACTCTTCGGCCCTTGTACTCTAGAGCGAAAGCGGCACAGCCGTCCAGCTTCTCTTTGACCTCCTTGGACACTGGCAGCACGATTGGCACAGACAGGTTGATGGTGCCACCTGAAAGTTACGCAGAGGTTTACGCCGAGATTCGCCAGACAGACTCTGTTCCGTCACATAGCGTGTGTTTATATGGTATGAATTAGTTCGAAGTTTGGGAAAAGAGATCAGGAATAGAAAGCAATGTACTTAACTATGCAGCCTTGCATAACACGCTCAACTTGACTCTGTGGTTAGTGGGGTATGGACAGAGCTGCAGGGCTTTCTATAGCTGTATTACAGAATGTTGATGTCAAAGGAAAGACACTGCAGTGTGTAGTCACCAAATGTTGATACCATCAATTAGGGTGTTGAAGTGGAGGACCTGCAggtactctctctccctcatgaaCCCTTTCAGAGGCGTGGCCCATCCTTCAGCCAGCACCTGAACCCACTGAAGATCCAGCTGAAGCAATAGAAAACAGTGGGAAAGGTTCACACTACTGGGACGCCCTGCTTAACCCCTCAGACTCTCAATGACCTGTGAGGTGGTACAGACTCTTATACCTCTTATACCTAAATACTTTTCCTATATTGAATAGATAAtgaaatataatttacaatgaattaataaacaattaaataatgacTAAATCATAACAGCAAATTACTATGAAGTTAATCTAATACGTTTTAAAATGTAGccaattttaaatgagagaAAATGTTCCACTGTTTGTGGTAAATGGTTAAGTCACCAAAGGATGTGATGACATTTTGTCAGTTAAACAATGTCGCGCTAGTGTGGCAAAATCAGTGTTCATTTCAGCAGTTCAACAGAATCCACACTCGATTGCACCACGGGATACTCGAGCTGCATTACCTTTGTGATGGGTACAGTAGGGAGAATGTTGGCATCACTTAGGGCCAGGTTCAGCTTGTTTTCAGGGACAAAAAGTTCAATTACTTCCTCCGTCACACCACTGGGCACGATACCCTGTAAGCACAGAAGACCAGGCTCGTCATCTAAATGACCATGATTCTCTAAAAACATCATAACATCCTGTACAAATAGTAGGCAGAGTTTTTACCAACTATGCAATCTTTTCAAAACAAGGCATTTTGTTATGTTTCAAAAGTTAACAACATGtaattcacacacactgttttaAAAGAGCTGTTAAAACCAAACCTGATCCTTCAGGAGTTCCACCACGGACTGAATGCACTCATTCACCGTGAGCTCACCGGTCTTCAGAACCAGCTCTGGAGAATCGGGTTTCTCATAATCCGAGTCAATCCCAGTGAAGCCTAAAAGGTACATGAACCAGTTGTTAGAGTTgctgtgtgaaacacacattgtTTAGTAAAAAAGTTTAACTAAATAAAATGACATCAAGAATCCTAACAAGATCTGATTGGTGGATACCTTTAATCTCTCCAGCACGAGCCTTTTTGTAAAGTCCTTTTACGTCTCTGCTCTCACACAACTCCAGTGGTGCGTTCACAAACACCTCGAAGAACGGCAAGCCCGAGCTCGCGTGGATCTTCCTTGCTTCATTTCGATCCTTTCGTGAGTCAATCCCAAAACCACACATTAAAGCCTCCTTTGATCTTATTGTTCAGCGACATCTCAAATTGGTAAGACTACCAATGCATTAACTGTAAGAAGACTTTCACTTAAATTACCATTCAACAGCTCCTCACCTTAGTAAAGGGAGAGATAAAGCTAGTAATGCACACTAAGCCTGCATCGGCAAAGAGCTTAGCCACTTCAGCAATACGCCTGATATTCTCCTCTCGGTCTGCTGCACTGAAGCCCAGGTTCTTGTTCAGGCCATGACGAATATTGTCGCCATCCAAAGAGTAGCACGGAATGGCATGGGAAACCAAATACTCCTCCAGAGCGAAGCCAACAGTAGTTTTCCCTGCTCCCGACAGCCCTGCACAAAGACATTGTACTGAGATGATTCAGCTTTATACAGAGATAGGACTGTACTATGATCATCCAAATCCGAACTGGATTTTAAGATGCCAACTTGTCACTTTGCAGGATTACATTCATGGTGGCCATAGACAAGTCGAACCTGTCAGCCAGACTGTGCAGCCTCGGAAGCCCCCTCTGGTTCCTACAACTTGGCCTCTTTTGCTCCTGCTTACATGGTGGGCCTGGTACACAACGTTGGTTGCCCTTTGGAGACCCTAAAATCCCAATAAATAACACATTGACAAAGGACATGAGATTATGCACTGCATAAGAGTGTCTTTATTGCCTGGGGGTTTTAATAATATCTTAAAACCCGTCTTAATCCTGCAGAAGTGAAAGACCATGGGGTTCCAGTGCTGGGAGTGTATAAAACTGACACGGGTAATTAGTTAAGCAAAACCAATTGGTTAATATACTTTGTGTGCACATTAAGTTACAAATGCTGTTTAAATTAAAAACTAAACATTTAGCCACCACTTCACCACTCACAAAGGCTTTGggatgtgtatatatgtgaaatGCATGGACTCCTGATCTGGATGGACTTCTGTAAATGGATTGTGAAATACTGAATTGTAAACCATTGTAAACCACCAACACTGGCTTGATTGTAACAGTAAAATATCTAAAAACTCCTCTGTGAATATGACGAGTCATGAGCATAAACGCTCAAGTAAAAGAGGGGGCCTGGAAGGAGGGGCCTCGGGGAGGACTAGGGAAACAAACAACACTATTCATGCTGACCAGCGGAGAGGTGGCCAGGCTGGAGCTGCACCCTGGAACGCGGCCACATTTCACGTCTTtcaccctccctccacctctttcCTCGGTACGTTCCATGTCCATCAGGGGCTCTTTTGATTCCCGCATACAGAGTCCTGCTTTTTATCGCAGTAAAATGCTCGTTTCATGGAAGATTTAACTGACGAGGAACAACCAGGAGGACATGTCAGTGGTGAGGACTATTTTTCAAGCCACAGATATGGACCACCCGAGATGCTACTGGTAAAGCAGCCTCTTTAatacaacaaaaaataaataaataaaaacccaAAACTAAAGATATTATTAACAGATGAATGAAATTGACCGCATGATGGTCGGAAAAGAAAGCGGGAGACTTTCCAAACCGTGTACCTTTAGTGGCGTACATCATGTAACCCTAAAACAGTTTTAGAAAAAATTATGAGAATATCATGAAACAGAAGAACTGTTGCGACATCTATAATCCTATCACACACAAATCATATACGAAAAGGGGAtacccaccactgacactgcTAAAGTAGTACATTAAAACGTGACTAAACTCTCCAGAAGACGAGTCCGTGAAGCGTTTAGCAGCACAAAACTGTCTTGAAGTGCTGCAGCTGAACTGACTGAACTTAACAGAAACTTTCAGCAGGCATAAAAGCCTGTTGCATTTCCAACTATCATATTAACCGACGTTTAACCTTACGAGTTTGTATCATGCATTTTAAGGGATAAAAGTAAGGGGGGGTTGTGCTCTTACCGTTCTCTGCTTTTTGGTTCCAAACATGATTCCAATGATTAAATACAGCGTTTGAGCCGAGCAGCCCTTAAAGTGTGAGGACGGCACCAGAACACTCCTGGATAATACCCAAAACCTTGGACACGTAGCACAAGTTTCTTCCTGAAAGGGGGCGGCCGACGACAACATTTACATACTTTGGATGATTGGATGTTACCCGTAAGGTATCGCCTACTGCGAAAG
The genomic region above belongs to Brachyhypopomus gauderio isolate BG-103 chromosome 3, BGAUD_0.2, whole genome shotgun sequence and contains:
- the papss2b gene encoding bifunctional 3'-phosphoadenosine 5'-phosphosulfate synthase 2b; this encodes MFGTKKQRTGLQRATNVVYQAHHVSRSKRGQVVGTRGGFRGCTVWLTGLSGAGKTTVGFALEEYLVSHAIPCYSLDGDNIRHGLNKNLGFSAADREENIRRIAEVAKLFADAGLVCITSFISPFTKDRNEARKIHASSGLPFFEVFVNAPLELCESRDVKGLYKKARAGEIKGFTGIDSDYEKPDSPELVLKTGELTVNECIQSVVELLKDQGIVPSGVTEEVIELFVPENKLNLALSDANILPTVPITKLDLQWVQVLAEGWATPLKGFMREREYLQVLHFNTLIDGGTINLSVPIVLPVSKEVKEKLDGCAAFALEYKGRRVAILRNPEFYEHRKEERCARQWGTTCPQHPYIKMVMEGGNWLAGGELEVLERIRWDDGLDQYRLTPKELRQKFKEMGADAIFAFQLRNPVHNGHALLMQDTKQQLLRRGYRRPVLLLHPLGGWTKDDDVPLAWRMRQHAAVLEEAVLDPASTIVAIFPSPMMYAGPTEVQWHCRSRMIAGANFYIVGRDPAGMPHPETKQDLYEPTHGGKVLTMAPGLTSLEIIPFRVAAYNKAKKAMDFYDTERHDEFEFISGTKMRRLASSGENPPEGFMAPRAWKVLTEYYSSLQKD